In one Culex quinquefasciatus strain JHB chromosome 2, VPISU_Cqui_1.0_pri_paternal, whole genome shotgun sequence genomic region, the following are encoded:
- the LOC6035892 gene encoding SET and MYND domain-containing protein 4, with protein MKKNMVKQALSRKFDTGELDRDSDLQDFLKSINETVRTLNISEIRKSDDSAAKLRIAGNQLYRERKYDEALVSYNESICYAEPKSDQLGMGYANRSAVYYEQGEFEFALYNIDLAKRNNYPEKLMPKLLARELNCKQQIVLGHSKGTVPRPMMSINVDTHPRIPFLADGIGMNYYPRCGRGLAAEKDFNPGDVILDEKIELCGIDFDLACHNCNHCSARFNYSLIPCPTCPIFMYCSQECLEQNWKFYHRFECGVATKLSSASFVTLMVSPRLFFYGLSQFGDDLQAMMEYCEPEVTEPSNPLDLDYTNLNRLEVYKALYNNHPFSDPEIEYVMKYVACVYYVVFLENPAVSSIILTAAQQRFFLLSLLQHARLSCSLLADTSDSQSRSLGTISPVYSICNHSCDPNAATFIDSGRSKVIILRPVHKGEQIVTSYGPTWWRPRPGHILGFRCSCISCNADQKWRSMIEQRFSPEASKNLQTLYEVTARNEFSVASKLNALQQFVKRYADRYHPQKDLGMILSSYRLLLDFAVRNENVALERAHLQAAYADHSVAAK; from the exons ATGAAGAAAAACATGGTAAAACAAGCTTTAAGTCGCAAATTTGATACCGGCGAATTGGATCGCGATTCTGACCTTCAAGATTTTCTAAAATCCATCAACGAAACAGTTCGAACGCTGAACATTTCGGAAATACGCAAATCCGACGATTCGGCTGCAAAACTCCGTATCGCCGGAAACCAGCTCTATCGGGAACGTAAGTACGACGAAGCGCTGGTCTCCTACAACGAGAGTATCTGCTACGCGGAACCCAAGTCGGACCAACTGGGCATGGGATATGCCAATCG ATCGGCCGTTTACTACGAGCAGGGCGAGTTCGAGTTTGCCCTGTACAACATCGATCTGGCCAAGCGGAACAACTATCCGGAGAAACTGATGCCGAAGCTGCTGGCCAGGGAGCTCAACTGCAAGCAGCAGATTGTTCTGGGACATTCCAAAGGTACGGTTCCGCGTCCGATGATGAGCATCAACGTGGACACCCATCCGAGGATCCCCTTTTTGGCCGATGGGATCGGAATGAACTATTACCCGAGGTGTGGACGAGGATTGGCGGCTGAAAAAGACTTTAACCCGGGCGATGTTATCTTGGACGAAAAGATCGAATTGTGCGGGATTGACTTTGACTTAGCTTGTCACAACTGCAATCACTGCAGTGCTCGATTCAACTACAGCTTGATTCCTTGTCCAACGTGCCCGATCTTCATGTACTGTAGCCAGGAATGTCTCGAGCAGAACTGGAAGTTCTACCACCGATTCGAGTGTGGCGTCGCGACCAAGCTGAGCAGTGCTTCATTCGTTACATTGATGGTTAGCCCACGATTGTTTTTCTACGGATTGTCGCAGTTTGGAGATGATTTGCAGGCCATGATGGAGTACTGCGAGCCCGAGGTCACCGAGCCATCTAATCCTCTTGACCTGGATTACACAAATCTCAACCGGCTAGAGGTGTACAAGGCCTTGTACAACAATCATCCATTTTCTGATCCCGAGATTGAGTATGTGATGAAATATGTAGCCTGCGTCTATTACGTCGTATTCCTGGAGAACCCTGCGGTCAGTTCGATCATTCTTACTGCAGCCCAGCAACGGTTCTTCCTGCTATCCCTGCTGCAACACGCTCGCTTATCCTGCTCACTGTTGGCGGATACTTCAGACTCCCAGTCGCGATCGCTGGGAACAATTTCCCCAGTTTACAGCATTTGCAACCATTCGTGCGACCCAAACGCGGCAACGTTCATCGACTCCGGTCGCTCCAAGGTAATAATCCTCCGTCCCGTCCACAAAGGGGAACAGATCGTCACCTCCTACGGACCTACTTGGTGGCGTCCCCGTCCCGGACACATCCTGGGATTCCGGTGCAGCTGCATTTCCTGTAACGCCGACCAGAAGTGGCGTTCCATGATCGAGCAGCGCTTTTCGCCGGAAGCAAGCAAAAATTTGCAAACGCTGTACGAAGTAACGGCCAGAAACGAATTCAGCGTGGCCAGCAAGCTCAACGCGTTGCAGCAATTTGTCAAACGATACGCCGATCGTTACCACCCTCAGAAGGACCTCGGAATGATTCTGAGCTCGTATCGTCTCCTGTTGGACTTTGCCGTTCGCAACGAAAATGTTGCGCTGGAACGGGCGCATTTGCAGGCCGCCTATGCTGACCATTCAGTGGCGGCAAAGTAA
- the LOC6047348 gene encoding glutamyl-tRNA(Gln) amidotransferase subunit C-4, mitochondrial-like, with protein sequence MIRIPFHLRPPPGRTLHSLVRTFSSTKPADISGTQEKSTRQKINFHELKHPSKVPQRPHKSTIDGQSTLTRIPVDAQTVQLLERLSLLDLDSAEAHRTLEDAIEFASQTLSVDTDGVEPLYTVLERERLTLREDRVSDRNIQQDVLRNARVTEEENFVAPPGNIALEQEPRK encoded by the coding sequence ATGATTAGAATTCCGTTCCATCTACGACCACCCCCGGGACGCACCCTCCACTCGCTGGTAAGGACATTTTCCTCAACGAAGCCGGCCGATATATCCGGGACACAGGAAAAGAGCACCCGGCAAAAGATCAATTTCCACGAGCTTAAACATCCGAGCAAGGTTCCCCAGCGTCCACACAAATCTACGATTGACGGCCAGTCGACACTAACCCGCATCCCGGTGGACGCCCAAACGGTGCAGCTGCTGGAGCGGTTAAGCCTGTTGGATCTGGACAGCGCCGAGGCCCACCGGACGCTCGAGGACGCGATCGAGTTTGCGTCGCAGACTCTGTCCGTGGACACCGACGGCGTGGAACCGCTGTATACGGTGCTGGAGCGGGAGCGGTTGAcgctgcgcgaggaccgcgtgTCTGACAGGAACATCCAGCAGGATGTGCTGAGGAATGCACGCGTTACCGAGGAGGAGAACTTTGTGGCGCCACCGGGAAATATTGCACTCGAGCAGGAACCGAGGAAGTGA
- the LOC119767147 gene encoding uncharacterized protein LOC119767147, which translates to MEEIVIESLYQTVLGNLDASQIGRNSSLWDVLTLVTETVQELNISEIQKSNESAAKHRIAGNQLYQERKYAEALAYYTESIRLAEPESDQLGMGYANRSVIYYEQGEFELALYNIDLAKRSNYPVMLMPKLLDREFNCKQQIAAGRSKDTFPCLPMDINVDTNPRIPFLADGIGMTYGSTYGRGMVAEKDFNPGDVILDEKIELCGVDLNLASEHCNHCSSRFNCSLIPCPTCTIFMYCSQECLEQNWKFYHRFECAVATKLLSASYLPSMVCPRLFFYGLTQFDDDLQAMMEYCEKEINVKFNPLDLDYTNLDRLEVFKALHNTKPFDIPEMEYVVKYTACAYYVVLLMNPAVSSIIRTETHRQFFLRTLLQYVRVTCSLTSYSSRSLINVGTISPVYSICNHSCDPNAITINDFGRTKLVILRPVRNGEQIFTYTQTWWCPVYAGVRCCCNICDLEKASQGWRTKFNRDFSPEVQRQFEALKKDMARADLNAVAKLNRLQQFIQRYAERYHPQKNFGMVLKGFNDLLDCAACNGNVALAKAQLRATYAEH; encoded by the exons ATGGAGGAAATTGTAATAGAAAGCCTGTATCAGACTGTCCTTGGCAACCTGGATGCCAGTCAGATCGGTCGCAACTCAAGCCTCTGGGATGTCCTAACGCTGGTCACCGAAACCGTCCAAGAGCTGAACATTTCGGAAATACAGAAATCCAACGAATCGGCTGCAAAACATCGTATCGCCGGAAACCAGCTCTATCAGGAACGAAAGTACGCCGAAGCACTGGCATATTACACCGAAAGCATTCGCTTAGCGGAACCGGAATCTGACCAGCTTGGCATGGGATATGCCAATCG GTCGGTCATTTACTACGAGCAGGGCGAGTTCGAGTTGGCCCTGTATAACATCGATTTGGCCAAGAGGAGCAACTACCCGGTGATGCTGATGCCGAAGTTGCTGGATAGGGAGTTCAACTGCAAGCAGCAGATTGCCGCAGGCCGTTCGAAGGACACGTTCCCCTGTTTGCCGATGGACATTAATGTGGACACCAACCCGAGGATTCCCTTCTTGGCCGACGGGATCGGAATGACTTATGGATCTACGTATGGTCGAGGAATGGTTGCTGAAAAGGATTTCAACCCGGGAGATGTGATCTTGGACGAAAAAATCGAATTGTGTGGAGTTGACTTGAATCTTGCTTCGGAGCACTGCAATCACTGCAGTTCTCGATTCAACTGCAGCTTAATTCCTTGCCCAACGTGCACGATCTTCATGTACTGCAGCCAGGAATGTCTCGAGCAGAACTGGAAGTTCTACCATCGATTCGAGTGTGCCGTGGCGACCAAGCTTCTCAGCGCTTCCTATCTACCGTCGATGGTTTGTCCAAGACTGTTCTTCTACGGTTTGACGCAGTTTGATGACGATCTGCAGGCCATGATGGAATACTGCGAGAAAGAGATCAACGTCAAATTCAACCCTCTTGACCTGGATTACACGAATCTAGACCGACTGGAGGTGTTCAAGGCCTTACACAACACCAAGCCGTTCGACATTCCGGAGATGGAATATGTTGTCAAATATACAGCCTGCGCGTATTACGTCGTGCTGCTGATGAACCCCGCGGTCAGTTCGATTATCCGCACCGAGACCCATCGACAATTCTTCCTGCGAACGCTGCTGCAGTACGTTCGTGTAACATGCTCATTGACTTCTTATTCTTCACGCTCGCTTATCAATGTGGGAACAATTTCTCCAGTCTACAGCATCTGCAACCACTCGTGTGACCCAAACGCGATCACGATCAACGATTTCGGCCGAACGAAGCTGGTAATCCTGCGACCCGTCCGCAATGGTGAACAGATCTTCACCTATACACAAACCTGGTGGTGTCCCGTTTACGCCGGTGTTCGCTGCTGCTGCAATATTTGTGACCTTGAAAAGGCTAGCCAAGGGTGGCGTACGAAGTTCAACCGAGATTTTTCACCGGAAGTTCAAAGGCAATTTGAAGCGCTGAAAAAGGACATGGCCCGTGCTGATTTGAACGCGGTCGCCAAGCTGAATCGGCTGCAGCAGTTTATTCAGCGATACGCCGAACGTTACCATCCCCAGAAGAACTTCGGTATGGTGCTGAAAGGTTTTAATGACCTCCTGGACTGCGCTGCCTGCAACGGGAATGTGGCGCTGGCGAAGGCGCAATTGCGAGCCACCTATGCCGAGCATTGA